A part of Homo sapiens chromosome 19 genomic scaffold, GRCh38.p14 alternate locus group ALT_REF_LOCI_8 HSCHR19LRC_PGF2_CTG3_1 genomic DNA contains:
- the LILRA6 gene encoding leukocyte immunoglobulin-like receptor subfamily A member 6 isoform 1 precursor (isoform 1 precursor is encoded by transcript variant 1; The RefSeq protein has 1 substitution compared to this genomic sequence): MTPTLAALLCLGLSLGPRTHVQAGPFPKPTLWAEPGSVISWGSPVTIWCQGSLEAQEYRLDKEGSPEPWDRNNPLEPKNKARFSIPSITEHHAGRYRCHYYSSAGWSEPSDPLELVMTGAYSKPTLSALPSPVVASGGNMTLQCGSQKGYHHFVLMKEGEHQLPRTLDSQQLHSGGFQALFPVGPVNPSHRWRFTCYYYYMNTPRVWSHPSDPLEILPSGVSRKPSLLTLQGPVLAPGQSLTLQCGSDVGYDRFVLYKEGERDFLQRPGQQPQAGLSQANFTLGPVSPSHGGQYRCYGAHNLSSEWSAPSDPLNILMAGQIYDTVSLSAQPGPTVASGENVTLLCQSWWQFDTFLLTKEGAAHPPLRLRSMYGAHKYQAEFPMSPVTSAHAGTYRCYGSYSSNPHLLSFPSEPLELMVSGHSGGSSLPPTGPPSTPASHAKDYTVENLIRMGMAGLVLVFLGILLFEAQHSQRNPQDAAGR, translated from the exons ATGACCCCCACCCTCGCAGCCCTGCTCTGCCTAG GGCTGAGTCTGGGCCCCAGGACCCACGTGCAGGCAG GGCCCTTCCCCAAACCCACCCTCTGGGCTGAGCCAGGCTCTGTGATCAGCTGGGGGAGCCCCGTGACCATCTGGTGTCAGGGgagcctggaggcccaggagtaCCGACTGGATAAAGAGGGAAGCCCAGAGCCCTGGGACAGAAATAACCCACTGGAACCCAAGAACAAGGCCAGATTCTCCATCCCATCCATAACAGAGCACCATGCGGGGAGATACCGCTGCCACTATTACAGCTCTGCAGGCTGGTCAGAGCCCAGCGACCCCCTGGAGCTGGTGATGACAG GAGCCTATAGCAAACCCACCCTCtcagccctgcccagccctgtggTGGCCTCAGGGGGGAATATGACCCTCCAATGTGGCTCACAGAAGGGATATCACCATTTTGTTCTGATGAAGGAAGGAGAACACCAGCTCCCCCGGACCCTGGACTCACAGCAGCTCCACAGTGGGGGGTTCCAGGCCCTGTTCCCTGTGGGCCCCGTGAACCCCAGCCACAGGTGGAGGTTCACATGCTATTACTATTATATGAACACCCCCCGGGTGTGGTCCCACCCCAGTGACCCCCTGGAGATTCTGCCCTCAG GCGTGTCTAGGAAGCCCTCCCTCCTGACCCTGCAGGGCCCTGTCCTGGCCCCTGGGCAGAGCCTGACCCTCCAGTGTGGCTCTGATGTCGGCTACGACAGATTTGTTCTGTATAAGGAGGGGGAACGTGACTTCCTCCAGCGCCCTGGCCAGCAGCCCCAGGCTGGGCTCTCCCAGGCCAACTTCACCCTGGGCCCTGTGAGCCCCTCCCACGGGGGCCAGTACAGGTGCTATGGTGCACACAACCTCTCCTCCGAGTGGTCGGCCCCCAGCGACCCCCTGAACATCCTGATGGCAG GACAGATCTATGACACCGTCTCCCTGTCAGCACAGCCGGGCCCCACAGTGGCCTCAGGAGAGAACGTGACCCTGCTGTGTCAGTCATGGTGGCAGTTTGACACTTTCCTTCTGACCAAAGAAGGGGCAGCCCATCCCCCACTGCGTCTGAGATCAATGTACGGAGCTCATAAGTACCAGGCTGAATTCCCCATGAGTCCTGTGACCTCAGCCCACGCGGGGACCTACAGGTGCTACGGCTCATACAGCTCCAACCCCCACCTGCTGTCTTTCCCCAGTGAGCCCCTGGAACTCATGGTCTCAG GACACTCTGGAGGCTCCAGCCTCCCACCCACAGGGCCGCCCTCCACACCTG CCTCACACGCCAAGGATTACACAGTGGAGAATCTCATCCGCATGGGCATGGCAGGCTTGGTCCTGCTGTTCCTCGGGATTCTGTTATTTGAGGCTCAGCACAGCCAGAGAAACCCCCAAGATGCAGCCGGGAGGTGA